The following are encoded together in the Lactuca sativa cultivar Salinas chromosome 1, Lsat_Salinas_v11, whole genome shotgun sequence genome:
- the LOC111893534 gene encoding coatomer subunit epsilon-1 gives MAATPDLLFGLRNNFYLGAYQAAINSGDVQNLKEEDAIERDCLIYRSYIALGSYQLVVNEVDSSAATPLQAVKLLALYLLSTDNKETAISSIREWLDDPAIGNNPILRLIAGIIFMHEQDYNEALKYTNVGGTMELNALNVQIFLKMHRSDYAEKQLRVMQQIDEDHTLTQLATAWLNLAVGGSKIQEAYLIFQDFSEKYQMTSLILNGKAVCCMHMGNFDEAESFLLEALNKDAKDPETLANLVVCSLHLGKPSSRFLSQLKLSHPEHMLIKRGSAAEESFDRAVQTV, from the exons ATGGCGGCAACACCAGATTTGTTGTTTGGCTTGAGAAATAACTTTTACTTGGGAGCATATCAAGCTGCCATAAACAGCGGCGATGTCCAAAATCTCAAAGAAGAGGATGCAATCGAAAGAGACTGCCTCATTTACAGATCCTACATTGCACTTGGAAGCTACCAA CTTGTGGTTAACGAGGTCGATTCATCTGCGGCAACGCCTCTCCAAGCCGTGAAATTACTCGCGTTGTACCTTTTGAGCACCGACAATAAG GAAACTGCAATTTCAAGCATAAGGGAATGGTTGGATGATCCAGCCATTGGGAACAACCCAATTCTCAGGCTTATTGCTGGGATCATTTTCATGCATGAACAGGATTATAACGAGGCTTTGAAGTACACAAATGTTGGGGGAACCATGGAACT GAATGCTTTGAATGTCCAAATTTTTCTCAAGATGCACAGATCAGATTATGCTGAGAAGCAATTGAGAGTCATGCAACAGATTGATGAAGATCACACTCTAACTCAACTTGCTACTGCTTGGCTAAATTTAGCTGTG ggAGGTTCAAAGATCCAAGAAGCATATCTCATCTTCCAAGACTTCTCTGAGAAGTACCAAATGACAAGTTTGATCCTCAATGGAAAAGCTGTGTGTTGCATGCACATGGGTAACTTCGATGAAGCTGAATCATTTCTACTCGAAGCACTCAACAAG GATGCAAAGGATCCGGAAACTCTAGCTAATCTGGTTGTATGCAGTCTTCATCTTGGAAAACCTTCTTCGCGTTTTTTAAG CCAGTTGAAACTGTCGCATCCAGAGCACATGCTCATCAAACGAGGATCAGCTGCAGAGGAAAGTTTTGACAGAGCAGTGCAAACCGTTTAA